CGTACCGATTTTGATGAGCAGGCATTAGCCGAGTTATCCGATTCGATCAAACTGCAGGGCCTTATCCAGCCTATTACCCTGCGCAAAGTAAGTGCGCATAAATACCAGCTAATCTCGGGCGAACGCCGCTTCCGTGCTTCAAAACTGGCAGGTTTAACCCAGATCCCGGCCTACGTGCGTACAGCTAATGACCAGCAGATGCTGGAAATGGCCCTCATCGAAAACATTCAGCGCGAAAACCTGAATGCCATTGAGGTTGCCCTTAGCTTTCAGCGGATGATTGAGGAATGTAACCTGAAACAGGAAGAGCTGGGCGACAGGGTAAGCAAAAACCGCTCGACCGTTACCAATTATCTTCGTTTGTTGAGGTTGCCGCCGGTTATCCAGGCTTCGATACGCGATGGCGAGCTTACCATGGGTCATGCCAAGGCTATTTTAACGCTTACCGATCCTACAAAACAAATATTTATACATCAGCATATCATAAAAGAAGGTTTATCCGTTCGTAAGGTTGAAGAACTGGTAAGGGATATGCAAAAAGCACCGGTAAAAAAAGAGGGCAAACAACCCGAGCCGGTATCGTACCAGTTGCAGAAGATCCAGGACGACCTGGCTTCGAAATTCAGCACACGTGTAAAACTGAAAGTAGGCAGCCGGGGTAGCGGCGTTATCGAAATTCCCTTCCTTTCGGAAGATGATCTCGGTCGGATCCTGGAAATGCTTGACTGGTAAAGCTAATATTTATA
The sequence above is a segment of the Mucilaginibacter celer genome. Coding sequences within it:
- a CDS encoding ParB/RepB/Spo0J family partition protein — its product is MSGEKRNALGKGLSALLNDTPNVQPYQNKSKETASPAEVNDLGSVNEIKLDEIEVNPFQPRTDFDEQALAELSDSIKLQGLIQPITLRKVSAHKYQLISGERRFRASKLAGLTQIPAYVRTANDQQMLEMALIENIQRENLNAIEVALSFQRMIEECNLKQEELGDRVSKNRSTVTNYLRLLRLPPVIQASIRDGELTMGHAKAILTLTDPTKQIFIHQHIIKEGLSVRKVEELVRDMQKAPVKKEGKQPEPVSYQLQKIQDDLASKFSTRVKLKVGSRGSGVIEIPFLSEDDLGRILEMLDW